The following proteins are encoded in a genomic region of Parachlamydiales bacterium:
- a CDS encoding four helix bundle protein, producing the protein AQVLGKQRLRCGTSVGAHYRESIRSRSKAEFVAKIDGALQELEESMYWLELLGESGIIKAERLVELLKEAKELTAILITVSKNTKAQMANK; encoded by the coding sequence AGCTCAAGTATTAGGTAAACAGCGATTGCGCTGTGGTACTTCTGTAGGTGCTCATTATCGTGAAAGCATAAGATCCAGAAGCAAGGCTGAATTCGTAGCCAAAATCGATGGAGCCCTACAAGAGCTTGAAGAATCGATGTATTGGCTTGAATTGCTGGGTGAATCAGGCATTATCAAAGCCGAAAGACTAGTCGAATTATTAAAAGAAGCAAAAGAACTCACAGCTATTCTTATTACAGTTTCAAAGAATACCAAAGCTCAAATGGCTAATAAATAA
- a CDS encoding DUF2442 domain-containing protein has translation MLHAVKKVEYIKDYKLKLTFRNKDVKIVDLKDELWGLMFEPLVNIEYFQQVKIDGSTIAWPNGADFCPDVLYEIGKEVKENKRGPIKRTRHSTSALRSSKGNIAAKSKS, from the coding sequence ATGTTACATGCTGTAAAAAAAGTAGAATATATAAAAGACTACAAACTGAAATTAACTTTCAGAAACAAAGACGTTAAGATTGTCGATTTAAAAGATGAACTTTGGGGACTGATGTTCGAACCTTTAGTAAATATTGAATATTTTCAACAAGTAAAAATAGATGGAAGCACAATTGCTTGGCCTAATGGAGCTGATTTTTGTCCAGATGTCCTCTATGAAATAGGAAAGGAAGTTAAAGAAAACAAACGTGGACCAATCAAAAGAACAAGACATTCTACATCTGCCTTAAGAAGTAGCAAGGGTAATATTGCTGCAAAATCTAAAAGTTAA
- a CDS encoding DUF4160 domain-containing protein, whose amino-acid sequence MYAREHNPPHIHVFCGNHEAVLDIQKLNVIEGNIPAKKLILVKAWMVLRSKELMRNWENLSQGAGFEKIEPLR is encoded by the coding sequence ATGTACGCAAGAGAACACAATCCTCCACACATTCATGTGTTTTGTGGAAACCATGAGGCCGTCTTAGACATTCAAAAATTGAATGTAATTGAAGGAAATATACCAGCAAAAAAACTAATTCTAGTAAAAGCTTGGATGGTGCTTCGAAGCAAAGAATTAATGAGAAACTGGGAAAACCTGTCACAAGGTGCTGGATTCGAAAAAATCGAACCATTGAGGTAA
- a CDS encoding GNAT family N-acetyltransferase: protein MELVTFSEIEPFKKNLEPFLLNSEALNSILIGTLLQANEAAILSLGTCCQGSKLEIAWMLTHDKVLMLTEGSEKALHLLADHFSKQPQDIYRIRGAAYSVDTFIRLSRLGNCKSMMQNVYQLDKKVLQNQTPGQLRKAELSDTTYLQSWVEKYITEAKLDPVDPNGLLKTLIGKERLYLWENNKIILSMAACAGPTFTGIRINLVFTPQDYRGKGYASSCVAELANHLLEHGYSKCFIFADQENHTANTIYKKMGFALMGSYMDCKIAKDTEAS from the coding sequence ATGGAATTAGTGACATTCTCTGAGATAGAGCCATTTAAGAAAAACTTGGAACCTTTTCTACTGAATAGCGAAGCACTCAATAGCATTTTGATCGGGACGCTATTACAGGCTAATGAAGCTGCAATACTGAGTCTGGGAACATGCTGTCAAGGATCTAAACTTGAAATTGCTTGGATGCTGACACATGATAAAGTGTTGATGTTGACTGAAGGTAGCGAAAAGGCTCTTCATTTATTAGCAGATCATTTTTCAAAACAACCTCAAGACATCTACAGAATAAGGGGAGCGGCTTATTCTGTTGATACATTCATTAGACTAAGTCGTCTTGGTAATTGTAAGAGCATGATGCAAAATGTTTACCAGCTAGATAAAAAGGTTTTGCAGAATCAAACTCCTGGACAGCTTAGAAAGGCAGAATTATCTGATACCACATACCTTCAGTCATGGGTTGAGAAATATATTACCGAAGCAAAACTCGACCCCGTAGATCCAAATGGACTCTTAAAAACTCTGATTGGGAAGGAGCGTTTGTATTTGTGGGAAAACAACAAGATTATTCTATCGATGGCAGCATGCGCAGGGCCCACCTTTACAGGTATTCGGATTAATCTTGTTTTCACGCCCCAAGATTACCGTGGAAAGGGTTATGCCTCTTCCTGCGTAGCAGAATTAGCGAATCATCTTTTGGAACATGGATATAGCAAATGCTTTATTTTTGCAGATCAAGAGAACCATACAGCAAACACCATTTATAAAAAAATGGGGTTTGCTTTAATGGGAAGCTACATGGATTGCAAGATTGCTAAAGATACTGAAGCTTCCTGA